AATTTTGATTAATCGCATAACTCCCTCCTCCTAATCTTCCTCATTACAGACTTATAAATAAAATACGCCTTCAATATTTTTTTGTCAAACCGGCCCGGGTATTTTTTAACAATTGCATTTAAATTATAAAATATTTATAAATCGGTCATCGGCCGCCGATACAAACAAAAGGCCCCCGATTTGACTTAAACCACGCGCCGAGGGGAAGTTGTCATGACACAAAGATCGACTATTTTAAAACTCGACCGCCTCACCCGGCTTCTGCCGGATATGTCGCGGCTTGAGGCCAGCCTCCATGAAAAGGGGTACCGATATATCGCAGGGGTCGATGAGGCCGGGCGCGGACCTCTGGCCGGACCGGTGGTCGCCGCCGCCGTGATTCTCCCGGTCGGACTGGAAATCGAGGGTGTCGATGATTCCAAAAAACTGAGTGCCCGGCGCCGTGATGAACTTTTCGATGAAATTGCCGCCTCCGGGGCCTTCTGCGCCGTCGGAATTATCGACAACGAAACGATCGATAAAATTAATATTCTTCGGGCCGCCTTGCTGGCCATGCGTAAAGCCGTCAGCTCCCTGGAACAAAAACCGGAACTGGTCGTGGTCGATGGCACCAGTGCCATCCCTAATCTCGATATTCCCCAGCTGGCTGTCGCCGGCGGCGACGCTCTCTGTAAATCGGTCTCGGCCGCTTCGATTATCGCCAAAGTCACAAGGGACCGGATTATGGATAAATACGACGAGCGCTATCCCGAATTCTCGTTCGCCTGCCACCGCGGTTACCCCACTAAAAAGCATCTCGATGAATTGCGGCAGTACGGCCCGACCGAAATTCACCGGAAAAGTTTCAAACCGGTCATGGAAATCCTGGAACAGACCGTAGGTTGATATCTGAAATTGAATTCCGATCCGAAACATAATCAGCGTCAAAAAGGCCGCCGCTATGAGTGGCAGGCCGAACAGTTTCTTATTTTCCGTGGTTTCCGGATTCTCGAGCGTAACTGGCAGGCAGGTCATAAAGAAATCGACCTTATCGCCGTTCATGACAGATTAATCGTCTTTGTCGAGGTTAAAGCCGGTCTGACCGATAGATATGGCCACCCGGCCGAATGGGTGGATCGTAAAAAACAGGAGAACCTGATTTCCGCCGCCCGCCAGTATATTCTCGAAAAAAATTTACAGGATTTTGACTTTCGGTTTGACCTGATTACTTTTTTCGAAGGCCGGCTGGAACATTTCCCCGATGCCTTCCAGACCTCTTAGCTGAATTTAGAATATTCGATTCTCCGGATAAAATTCTCGGCTCCCTGTATCATTCCATCATATGGTCTTTATTTTGCCGAAGTTCGTTCATTTCCTGGCCTACCCGCACCGATGTCAGGCTGTCCACCAGTTCCCAGACCCTCAGCCACTCGGCCTGCTTGCCCTCCATCCGTGTCCTGAAAATCGCCATACTGTCGGACGTTAGGTTATATGCCTCCAGAATCGAATCCCGCGCGGCCAGAAAATCCTGGTTGCTGCCCCGATTATATTCGGCCGCAATCCCGATCTCGGTTATAACCTCGGCATACTTGAACAACTCCTGTTCACGCCAGGCCGCCCTCTTATCTTTAATCCAGTGATATCCGACAACCAGAAGCGCGATAATCGCGATTACGAGTATTATGCGGAAGTAATTCATTTTCCCAACTTTCAGTTGATATAATCGGTAAACTGTATAAATTACCGGTCATAACTATCGGGGTCAAGGAATATATGGAACCTTCATTCACTCCCGCCCGGAGGAAAAGCCGGGCCGTCAAGGTCGGCAATGTTATCATCGGTGGCGGTTTTCCGGTCAGCGTGCAGTCGATGACCAATACCGATACCCGCGATGTCGCCGCCACCGTGGCCCAGATCAAACAGCTTGAGCAGGCCGGATGCGAGATAATCCGGGTGGCGGTGCTCGATGATG
The Candidatus Zixiibacteriota bacterium DNA segment above includes these coding regions:
- a CDS encoding ribonuclease HII gives rise to the protein MTQRSTILKLDRLTRLLPDMSRLEASLHEKGYRYIAGVDEAGRGPLAGPVVAAAVILPVGLEIEGVDDSKKLSARRRDELFDEIAASGAFCAVGIIDNETIDKINILRAALLAMRKAVSSLEQKPELVVVDGTSAIPNLDIPQLAVAGGDALCKSVSAASIIAKVTRDRIMDKYDERYPEFSFACHRGYPTKKHLDELRQYGPTEIHRKSFKPVMEILEQTVG
- a CDS encoding YraN family protein, giving the protein MNSDPKHNQRQKGRRYEWQAEQFLIFRGFRILERNWQAGHKEIDLIAVHDRLIVFVEVKAGLTDRYGHPAEWVDRKKQENLISAARQYILEKNLQDFDFRFDLITFFEGRLEHFPDAFQTS